In Segatella copri, the DNA window CTCATGGGCATAGATGAGCGTCTGGTCGCTGGCTCCGAAGAATCTCAGGATAGGGTCGAGGAAGAGCAGACAGATGATGCTCAGTCCGATACCGATGATGAGATTCAGAGAAATCGTGTTACCCAGAATGTTTTGCGCTGTGGCATAGTCTTTTTGTCCCAACTTCACGCTGATGGCAGTAGACGCTCCTACGCCCACACCGGCTCCGAAGGCAGCGGTGAGGTTCATGAAGGGGAAGGTGATGGCGAGACCTGAGATGGCCATGGCTCCCACACCCTGACCGATGAATACTCGGTCAACGATGTTGTAGAGTGAGGCGGCGGTCATCGCAATCATAGCTGGCAAGGCATACTGAACGAGCAGCTTGCCCACCGGCTTGGTTCCTAATTCTAATGTCGCTTGTTTATTTTCCATTTATATCTGTTTTTGCCTCATAGCCGCTCGCCCAGCTTCTTTCAGAATGCAATTGCAGCGGCTACTTGTCTGCAAAAGTACAAAAAATATCTGATACCTTATTATATATATGAGAAAAACTTGCATTTCATGATAAAAACTTCCCTTTTCCTTTGGTGTTTTCGTACAATTTCTGTACTTTTGCACTTCAGAATAAACAATTCAACTCATTAACAAATGCAATACAGAAATATTGCAGCAACAACAATAACAAACCGGACTACCGATATAATGATGAAAAAATTTTTGATGCTTTATGCATTTTTAATGACCGCTCTTTCTTTGTTTGCTCGCGAAGACAGGGTTAGCAATTTTGAGCAACTGATGCGGTTGCCCCGCATCGCCGAAACCGATATGGTGTCGTATCCGGGAGGCAAGTGTATGATGTATCGTCTTTATCTCAGAGACAAAGACCTCAGTCACACTCCCTTTTCGGTAAGTCGCCCGGCAGATTTTCTCTCTCCCCGTTCCATAGAGCGCAGAAAGAGACAGAATCTGCCCATCGATGTTACCGATTTGCCTGTGGCTCCTGCTTATGAGCAGGCTGTAAGCGAGGCTGGCATCGAGATTGTGGGCAAGAGCAAGTGGAACAATACCCTGCTGGTCCGTATTCATAAGGAGAAGGAACTACGGAAACTGGATGATCTCGATTTCATCACCCGGAAAATGAAGGTCTTCTCTGCTCCCGATTCTGTCAGTCAGCGCGTCAGAAGTAGCGTTCGCAGGGGATTGAACGATTGGACTGGTGGAGTAGGCGAATATGGTGCTGCCGATGCGCAGATCCAGTCGCTCAACGGCAAGCGGCTTCATGCTGCCGGACATCTGGGCAAGGGAATGATGATTGCTGTCTTCGACGGCGGATTCATGAATGTGGATAAGATTCCGGCGCTGCATAATATCAGATTGGCGGGCGTTAGGGACTTTGTGGTTCCTCAATCCAAGAATGTTTTCGCCGAGATGGAGCATGGAACGATGGTGCTTTCTACGATGGCTGCCAACGAACCCGAAAGATTCGTGGGAGTGGCGCCTGAGGCTCAATATCTGCTGGTGCGCTGTGAAGATGAGCGCACAGAGAGTCTGGCAGAAGAGGATTACTGGGCTTTTGCGGCTGAATATGCTGACAGTTGTGGCGTGGATGTCATCAACTCTTCGTTAGGCTATCATGGCTTCGATGATGCGTCTACCAACCATCATTATTATGAGCAGGACGGCAATTCTACCCTCATCTCCCGCACCGCTTCGATGTGTGCTGACAAGGGAATCATCTGTGTCAATTCTGCAGGAAACGACGGAATGGGA includes these proteins:
- a CDS encoding S8 family peptidase, with translation MKKFLMLYAFLMTALSLFAREDRVSNFEQLMRLPRIAETDMVSYPGGKCMMYRLYLRDKDLSHTPFSVSRPADFLSPRSIERRKRQNLPIDVTDLPVAPAYEQAVSEAGIEIVGKSKWNNTLLVRIHKEKELRKLDDLDFITRKMKVFSAPDSVSQRVRSSVRRGLNDWTGGVGEYGAADAQIQSLNGKRLHAAGHLGKGMMIAVFDGGFMNVDKIPALHNIRLAGVRDFVVPQSKNVFAEMEHGTMVLSTMAANEPERFVGVAPEAQYLLVRCEDERTESLAEEDYWAFAAEYADSCGVDVINSSLGYHGFDDASTNHHYYEQDGNSTLISRTASMCADKGIICVNSAGNDGMGSWKKINFPADARNILTVGSVNEMGENAAFSAVGPTADGRIKPDVMAYGSPTCVITGRGNIINDNGTSFSSPLIAGMVACLWQALPQKTAKQIMKLVRLAGNNQHHPDNVFGYGVPDFWKAYQTGKAIK